The following are encoded together in the Erwinia sp. E602 genome:
- the sufS gene encoding cysteine desulfurase SufS — protein MSFDLARVRADFPLLAREVNGQPLAYLDSAASAQKPQVVIDAESQFYEQGYAAVHRGIHTLSAEATTLMENVRIRAAQFLNAASAEEIVFVKGTTEAINLVANSWGGSQLQPGDNIIITEMEHHANIVPWQMVASRTGAEVRFIPLTANGELDVAQLPDLIDSRTRLLAVTQVSNVLGTENPVKALVAQARAAGIVTLVDGAQAVMHHQVDVQDLDCDFYAFSGHKIYGPTGIGILYGRKALLDQMPPWEGGGAMIATVSLTDGSTWAAAPWRFEAGTPNTGAIIGLGAALNYVSELGLEAIAHHEQALMRYALDKLATVPDLVIYGPQQRAGVIAFNLGKHHAFDVGSFLDQYGIAIRTGHHCAMPLMKHYAVPAMCRASLVLYNTEEEVDRLVAGLIRIHRLLG, from the coding sequence ATGAGTTTCGATCTGGCTCGCGTGCGTGCCGATTTCCCGCTGCTGGCACGCGAGGTCAACGGGCAACCGCTGGCCTACCTGGACAGCGCTGCCAGTGCCCAAAAGCCGCAGGTGGTGATTGACGCTGAGAGCCAGTTCTATGAGCAGGGTTACGCTGCCGTCCACCGCGGTATCCATACGCTGAGTGCGGAAGCCACCACGCTGATGGAAAACGTCCGTATCCGCGCCGCGCAGTTTCTTAACGCGGCCTCGGCGGAAGAGATCGTGTTTGTTAAAGGCACCACTGAGGCGATCAACCTGGTCGCCAACAGCTGGGGCGGCAGCCAGCTGCAGCCGGGTGATAACATCATCATCACCGAGATGGAGCATCACGCCAATATCGTACCCTGGCAGATGGTTGCCAGCCGCACCGGTGCGGAAGTGCGCTTTATCCCGCTGACCGCCAACGGTGAGCTCGACGTGGCGCAACTGCCTGACCTGATCGACAGCCGCACCCGCCTGCTGGCGGTGACCCAGGTGTCGAACGTGCTGGGCACTGAGAACCCGGTTAAGGCGCTGGTTGCCCAGGCGCGCGCGGCCGGTATCGTGACGCTGGTCGACGGTGCGCAGGCGGTGATGCACCACCAGGTGGACGTGCAGGATCTGGACTGTGATTTCTATGCCTTCTCCGGCCATAAAATCTATGGTCCGACCGGTATCGGCATCCTCTACGGCCGTAAAGCGCTGCTGGACCAGATGCCGCCGTGGGAAGGGGGCGGAGCGATGATCGCCACCGTCAGCCTGACCGATGGCTCCACCTGGGCCGCCGCGCCGTGGCGCTTCGAGGCAGGCACGCCAAACACCGGCGCGATTATCGGCCTGGGTGCGGCGCTGAACTACGTCAGCGAGCTGGGGCTGGAGGCTATCGCTCACCACGAGCAGGCGCTGATGCGCTATGCGCTGGATAAGCTGGCGACGGTGCCGGACCTGGTCATTTATGGCCCGCAGCAGCGCGCCGGGGTGATTGCCTTTAATCTGGGCAAACACCACGCCTTCGACGTCGGCAGTTTCCTCGATCAGTACGGTATCGCCATCCGTACCGGTCACCACTGCGCGATGCCGCTGATGAAGCACTACGCGGTACCGGCCATGTGCCGCGCGTCGCTGGTGCTCTACAATACCGAAGAAGAGGTGGATCGCCTGGTTGCCGGGCTGATCCGCATCCATCGTCTGCTGGGCTGA
- the sufE gene encoding cysteine desulfuration protein SufE produces the protein MATLPEKEKLVRNFNRCANQEEKYLYIIELGGRLPAASETLHQQANLIPGCQSQVWIVMDTDESGVVSLQGDSDAALVKGLLAIVFAIYQQMTPHQILDFDVRPWFADLSLTQQLTPSRSQGLEAMIRAIRQKALNLAPR, from the coding sequence ATGGCCACGTTGCCAGAGAAAGAGAAACTGGTGCGCAACTTCAATCGTTGCGCTAATCAGGAAGAGAAGTACCTGTACATTATCGAACTGGGTGGCCGCCTGCCCGCTGCTTCTGAGACGCTGCATCAGCAGGCAAACCTGATCCCGGGTTGCCAAAGCCAGGTGTGGATCGTGATGGATACCGATGAGAGCGGCGTGGTCAGCCTGCAGGGCGACAGCGACGCGGCGCTGGTTAAAGGGCTGCTGGCCATCGTGTTTGCTATCTACCAGCAGATGACGCCTCATCAGATCCTCGACTTCGACGTGCGCCCGTGGTTCGCCGACCTGTCGCTGACCCAGCAGCTGACGCCTTCCCGTTCCCAGGGGCTGGAAGCGATGATCCGTGCCATCCGTCAGAAAGCGCTGAATCTCGCCCCGCGCTGA
- a CDS encoding L,D-transpeptidase family protein: MKPLFRFAFIASLLAGAQAASATEYPLPPENSRLIGENSTYLVPNDGQPLEAVAKKYQIGLLGMLEANPGTDPWLPKAGSELTIPTQMLLPDTKREGIVVNVAELRLYYYPKGEDKVIVYPIGIGQQGANTPAMVTAISQKIPNPTWTPTPNIRKRYAAKGEILPVTVPAGPENPMGLFALRLAYGKGHYLIHGTNADFGIGMRVSSGCIRLRPDDIEALFNSVPAGTRVQVINQPVKYAVEPDGKRWLEVHQPLSHSEKDDPQTMPIALSPAAKKFVHSEASDGAMIEAAMARRSGMPVLVSEGVAAGTATQPAVALQTNSARLSAQPAGITQVQGTAAQN; the protein is encoded by the coding sequence ATGAAACCTCTGTTTCGATTCGCTTTTATCGCCTCGCTGCTCGCCGGCGCGCAGGCTGCCAGCGCCACCGAATATCCGTTACCGCCTGAGAACAGCCGCCTGATCGGCGAAAACAGCACTTATCTGGTGCCGAACGACGGCCAGCCGCTGGAAGCGGTGGCGAAAAAATACCAGATTGGCCTGCTGGGCATGCTGGAAGCCAACCCGGGCACCGACCCGTGGCTGCCGAAGGCCGGCAGCGAGCTGACCATCCCCACCCAGATGCTGCTGCCGGATACTAAACGGGAAGGCATCGTGGTCAACGTGGCCGAGCTGCGCCTCTACTACTATCCGAAGGGCGAAGACAAAGTGATCGTCTACCCGATCGGCATCGGCCAGCAGGGCGCCAATACGCCGGCGATGGTCACCGCGATCAGCCAGAAAATCCCTAACCCAACCTGGACCCCCACGCCGAATATCCGTAAGCGCTATGCGGCCAAAGGCGAGATCCTGCCGGTTACCGTACCCGCCGGGCCGGAAAACCCGATGGGGCTGTTTGCATTGCGCCTGGCTTACGGCAAAGGTCACTACCTGATCCACGGCACCAACGCCGATTTTGGCATCGGCATGCGCGTCAGCTCCGGCTGCATCCGCCTGCGTCCGGACGACATCGAAGCGCTGTTCAACAGCGTGCCCGCGGGGACCCGCGTGCAGGTGATCAATCAGCCGGTGAAGTATGCCGTCGAGCCGGACGGTAAGCGCTGGCTGGAGGTGCATCAGCCGCTGTCGCACAGCGAAAAGGATGACCCGCAAACCATGCCGATCGCTCTTAGCCCAGCGGCGAAGAAGTTTGTACACAGCGAGGCGAGTGACGGTGCAATGATTGAAGCGGCAATGGCGCGACGTTCGGGGATGCCGGTGCTGGTGAGTGAGGGTGTCGCTGCCGGAACCGCAACACAACCTG